ATCAGTGTCCCAACTGTAAAGAGCTTTCAACATAAAGCCTGAGCTGCGCGTAAACACCTTCATCTCTGAGATGGCTGCTCAGTTCAGACAGTCAGCTCAACAGgaagccagcagcagcagctcagagcaACAAGCTGTCCAACCAGCAGAAGTTCCCTGTGACGTCTGCACTGGAACCAGACTGAAGGCCCTGAAGTCCTGCCTGGTGTGTCTGGTCTCCTACTGTGAGACTCACCTGGAGCCTCACCTGACAGCTTCACGTCTGAAAAGACATCAGCTGATCGACCCTGTGGAGAACCTGGAAGGCAGGATGTGTGTGAAGCACGATAAACTGCTGGAGCTGTTCTGTAAGACCGAccaggtgtgtgtctgcatgctcTGCACCTGTTTCAGACCACAAGACCCATGATGTGGTTCCTCTGAAAGAAGGATATGAAGGAAAGAAGGCTGAGCTGGGGAAGACAGAGGCTGAAACTCAGCAGATGATCCAGAAGAGACGCCTGAAGATTCAGGAGATGAAACGCTCAGTGGAGCTCAGTAAGgaagcagcagacagagagatagcAGGTGGTGTTCAGGTCTTCACCGCTCTGAAGGAGTCTGTTGAGAGAAGCCAGGCCGAGCTCATCGTCACCatcagagagaagcagagagagacagaggaacagGCTGAAGGCTTCATCAAAGAGCTGGAACAGGAGATCTCTGAGCTGGAGAAGAGAAGCACTGAGGTGGAGCTGCTCTCACGCTCTGAAGAccagctccacctcctccaAAGCTTCACCTCCCTGAACGCTGCTCCACCCACCAAGGACTGGACAGGAGTCAGGGTCCGTCCTCCTTCATATGAGGGGACTGTGGTGAGAGCTGTGACTCAGCTGGAGGAGACGCTCAGTCAGCTGTTCGCTGAGGTCGAGCTGAAGAGGGTCCAGCAGTATGAGGTGGATGTGACTCTGGATCCGATACAGCAAGTCCTGACCTCATCCTGTCTGATGATGGAAAACAAGTTCGACCAAGTAGGAGGAGGATGGATGTCCCAGACGATCCAGAGAGATTTGATCCTTGTCCCTGTGTCTTAGCAAAGCAGAGTTTCTCTTCAGGAAGATTTTATTACGAGGTTCAGGTTAAAGGAAATACTGCCTGGACTTTAGGAGTTGTCAGAGAGTCGATCAACAGGAAGGGAAAGATCATAGAGACCCCTGAGAATGGTGTCTGGACCATCGGTTTGAGGAAAGACAACGACT
Above is a genomic segment from Eleginops maclovinus isolate JMC-PN-2008 ecotype Puerto Natales chromosome 2, JC_Emac_rtc_rv5, whole genome shotgun sequence containing:
- the LOC134876674 gene encoding LOW QUALITY PROTEIN: E3 ubiquitin-protein ligase TRIM41-like (The sequence of the model RefSeq protein was modified relative to this genomic sequence to represent the inferred CDS: inserted 2 bases in 2 codons; deleted 1 base in 1 codon); this translates as MSAASCLLTEDQFLCSICLDVFTAPVSIPCGHNFCKACITQHWDTKVPYQCPNCKEXFNIKPELRVNTFISEMAAQFRQSAQQEASSSSSEQQAVQPAEVPCDVCTGTRLKALKSCLVCLVSYCETHLEPHLTASRLKRHQLIDPVENLEGRMCVKHDKLLELFCKTDQVCVCMLCTVSDHKTHDVVPLKEGYEGKKAELGKTEAETQQMIQKRRLKIQEMKRSVELSKEAADREIAELEQEISELEKRSTEVELLSRSEDQLHLLQSFTSLNAAPPTKDWTGVRVRPPSYEGTVVRAVTQLEETLSQLFAEVELKRVQQYEVDVTLDXDTASPDLILSDDGKQVRPSRRRMDVPDDPERFDPCPCVLAKQSFSSGRFYYEVQVKGNTAWTLGVVRESINRKGKIIETPENGVWTIGLRKDNDYYVSSDHESFLCLKSQPEKVGVFVDYEEGLVSFYDVGSAALIYSFTGCCFTEKLYPCFSTLKKIFPEIWIIIVDPLIITPVHHRE